The following are encoded in a window of Sminthopsis crassicaudata isolate SCR6 chromosome 3, ASM4859323v1, whole genome shotgun sequence genomic DNA:
- the NRROS gene encoding transforming growth factor beta activator LRRC33 → MELLSLWLSLSFIVLVVELQNRTRMAAAEYQGVCKMVGRIAYCQRRHLVSVPSDLPSHSVELVLDANSIKTLGYHSLHHYSHLRKLSLRNCKLECIDQNTFQGSSYIHSLALSNNFLSVNYTESGAALRSLLGLRELDLSGNSLTEDMVAEMLLNLSSLESLSLAKNVIMRLDDAVFQSLGRLQELDLQRNYIFEIESGAFDGLKWLRRLNLAFNHLPCIVNFGLTQLQVLNISYNILEWFIADSGDAAFALETLDLSHNRLLFFPFLPQQNRLHTLLLMDNEMGFYKDLYNVSSPKDMVVQFLLVSGNVTNVTTVNLWEEFALSDLSALHFLDLSQNQLRYLPDGFLRNMTSLTHLNLNQNCLQTLHIQEDDLPHSLSDLNLSQNRLSELRLAPRLPGSLSSLRHVNLSYNQLQGLPPGLFYSTSNITTIDLSHNQITLCSPSEKVSQPACVDFRNITSLRSLFLENCGLPSLEGRAFRGTPLTHLDLSGNRGVLPKDITPLRDVAPTLQVLSLRDIGLPSNGTELDFSGFGSLRYLDMSTNSLTSFPRFWGGLELHTLDLRRNQLTALPQWACSGQLKKSLRILYLSQNPYDCCWLEGWGPLHSLKTLYIVDWGAVTCNFSSNMVRVVELSEDIAQDCKWGRVNLGLLYLVLILPTCLTFLVACVVIFLAFKKPLLQVVKSRCHWSSIY, encoded by the exons ATGGAGTTACTGTCCCTTTGGCTCTCCCTGAGTTTCATTGTGCTGGTTGTAGAGTTGCAGAACAGAACTAGAATGGCAGCAGCAGAATACCAAGGGGTCTGCAAGATG GTGGGTCGAATTGCTTATTGCCAAAGAAGACACCTGGTTTCGGTGCCCAGTGATCTCCCATCCCATTCTGTGGAGCTTGTCCTGGATGCCAACTCCATCAAGACCTTGGGGTATCATTCCCTCCATCACTATTCCCACTTGAGGAAGTTGAGTCTCCGTAATTGTAAGCTGGAATGCATTGACCAAAACACTTTCCAGGGGAGCAGCTACATCCACTCTTTGGCCCTGAGCAACAATTTTCTCTCAGTAAACTACACAGAATCTGGAGCCGCTCTGCGATCTCTCCTGGGCCTGAGGGAGCTGGACCTGTCAGGAAACTCCCTGACAGAGGACATGGTGGCTGAGATGCTCCTCAACCTCTCCTCCCTGGAGTCCCTGTCTCTGGCGAAGAATGTCATCATGAGACTTGATGACGCTGTCTTTCAGAGCCTGGGGAGACTGCAAGAGCTGGATTTGCAAAGGAACTACATCTTTGAGATAGAAAGTGGCGCCTTTGACGGCCTGAAGTGGCTGAGGAGGCTCAATCTGGCTTTTAACCACCTTCCCTGCATTGTGAACTTTGGCCTTACCCAGCTTCAGGTGCTGAACATCAGCTACAACATCCTCGAATGGTTCATAGCAGACAGTGGAGACGCTGCCTTTGCGCTGGAGACCCTGGACCTCTCCCACAATCGCCtgctgttttttccctttctccctcaacAGAACAGGCTTCACACCTTGTTGCTAATGGACAATGAGATGGGCTTTTATAAGGACCTCTACAATGTCTCATCCCCCAAAGACATGGTGGTCCAGTTCCTCCTCGTCAGCGGTAATGTGACCAACGTGACCACTGTCAACCTCTGGGAGGAGTTTGCCCTGAGTGACCTCTCTGCCCTTCACTTCCTGGACCTTAGCCAGAATCAGCTCCGGTACCTACCCGATGGATTCCTAAGGAACATGACTTCCCTTACCCACCTTAACCTTAATCAGAACTGCCTGCAGACGCTCCACATCCAAGAGGATGACCTCCCGCACTCCCTCTCTGACCTCAACCTCAGCCAGAACCGGCTCTCAGAGCTGCGCCTGGCTCCGAGGCTCCCTGGCTCCCTAAGCAGTCTCAGACACGTCAACCTTAGCTACAATCAGCTTCAGGGGCTCCCCCCGGGCCTCTTCTACAGCACCAGTAACATCACTACAATTGATTTAAGCCACAATCAAATCACCCTTTGCTCCCCTTCAGAAAAGGTTAGCCAACCCGCCTGCGTCGACTTCCGAAATATTACCTCCCTGCGGAGCCTCTTTCTTGAGAACTGTGGACTGCCAAGCCTGGAAGGGCGCGCTTTCAGAGGGACGCCCCTCACTCACCTGGATCTGTCCGGTAACCGCGGCGTTCTGCCCAAGGACATTACTCCCCTCCGAGATGTTGCCCCCACGTTGCAGGTCCTGTCTCTCAGGGATATCGGCCTTCCTTCCAACGGCACCGAGCTGGACTTCTCTGGGTTCGGGAGTCTGAGATACTTAGATATGTCCACCAATTCCTTGACCAGCTTTCCGCGCTTCTGGGGCGGCCTAGAACTCCACACCCTGGATCTTCGGAGGAACCAGCTCACGGCCCTTCCTCAGTGGGCCTGCTCCGGCCAACTCAAAAAGAGCCTTCGCATTCTCTACCTCAGTCAGAATCCGTACGATTGCTGCTGGCTGGAGGGCTGGGGTCCCCTCCACAGCCTGAAGACTTTGTACATAGTAGACTGGGGAGCTGTCACCTGTAACTTCTCCTCCAATATGGTCCGCGTGGTAGAGCTGTCTGAGGATATAGCCCAGGATTGCAAGTGGGGGAGGGTGAATCTTGGTCTGCTTTACTTGGTACTCATCCTCCCCACCTGCCTCACCTTTCTGGTAGCCTGTGTTGTGATCTTTCTGGCTTTTAAGAAGCCCCTGCTGCAGGTGGTAAAGAGCCGTTGCCACTGGTCCTCCATTTATTGA